The Thermotoga sp. SG1 genome includes a window with the following:
- a CDS encoding NADH:flavin oxidoreductase, with amino-acid sequence MKKRFKYKTLDEMRWEAISLGIDIPFSDDFDVFKQPVDLGSKTIPNRFVDQPMEGNDAQIDGTPGPLTLRRYRRLAEGGAGIIWVEAIAISKEVRGNDKQLMLIDETVDAFRSFVAEIKDVSLKVNGFEPYVVAQLTHPGRFGKNKKILFHDKFLDEKYGITKDFPIMSDEELENLKQEYLKAAKLAEKAGFDAVDIKACHRYLLSELLAAHTREGKYGGSYENRTKLLKDIIKLIKEGTKIDITVRLNLSDFIPYPYGWGSNEEGSLNFTEPKRLLRELEDLEAKIINVTASTPYLKPHINRPYDEIGKYNPPEHPIVGVARLLNLAKLAKETLTKTLVVASGFTWFRQLAPYVAAGVLKNYWCDFVGFGRMTFAYPDYPKDILLKGSLDPKRVCITCNKCAELKAAGESCGCVIRDSEVYLPIYKKMEESQKK; translated from the coding sequence ATGATTTCGATGTTTTCAAACAGCCTGTTGATCTTGGTTCAAAGACAATCCCGAACAGGTTCGTCGATCAGCCCATGGAAGGAAACGACGCCCAGATCGATGGAACGCCCGGTCCTCTCACTCTGAGACGCTACAGAAGGCTCGCCGAAGGTGGAGCAGGTATCATTTGGGTTGAAGCCATCGCCATCTCCAAAGAAGTGAGAGGAAACGATAAGCAACTGATGCTGATAGATGAAACAGTCGATGCTTTCAGAAGTTTTGTGGCCGAAATCAAAGATGTCTCTTTAAAAGTGAACGGTTTTGAACCCTACGTTGTAGCACAGCTCACTCATCCCGGAAGGTTTGGAAAGAACAAGAAGATCCTCTTTCATGACAAATTCCTGGACGAAAAGTACGGTATAACGAAAGACTTCCCGATTATGTCCGATGAAGAGTTGGAAAATCTGAAACAAGAATATCTGAAGGCGGCAAAACTTGCGGAGAAAGCAGGATTTGACGCTGTGGATATAAAGGCATGCCACAGATACCTTCTTTCTGAACTTCTGGCGGCTCACACGAGAGAAGGAAAATACGGTGGTTCTTACGAAAACAGAACAAAACTTTTGAAAGATATCATCAAATTGATAAAAGAGGGAACCAAGATAGACATAACGGTGAGACTGAACCTTTCCGATTTCATACCTTATCCGTATGGATGGGGTTCAAATGAGGAAGGATCACTCAATTTCACCGAACCGAAAAGACTTCTCAGAGAACTGGAAGATCTCGAAGCGAAAATCATCAACGTCACCGCATCCACACCATATCTGAAACCCCATATAAACAGACCTTACGATGAAATAGGAAAGTACAACCCTCCCGAACATCCCATCGTTGGGGTCGCACGCCTTTTGAATCTAGCGAAACTGGCAAAGGAAACCCTCACGAAAACCCTCGTAGTTGCCAGCGGATTCACCTGGTTTAGACAGCTTGCACCTTATGTTGCGGCCGGTGTCTTGAAAAACTACTGGTGCGATTTCGTAGGATTCGGAAGGATGACCTTCGCATACCCAGACTATCCGAAGGATATCCTTCTCAAAGGAAGTCTCGATCCAAAGAGAGTCTGCATCACCTGTAACAAATGTGCAGAGTTGAAAGCCGCAGGAGAAAGCTGTGGATGTGTGATCAGAGACAGTGAGGTTTACCTTCCCATATACAAAAAGATGGAGGAGAGCCAGAAAAAATGA
- a CDS encoding FAD-binding protein: MRKSTVKLNGHTVRVFSLNTVVVGSGAAGLNAADRVFSLGQKDVALVTENLKWGTSRNTGSDKQTYYKLTLAGDTPDSVYDLAETLFNGGSMDGDIALVEAALSTRAFFRLVEIGVPFPHSRYGEYVGYKTDHDPKQRATSAGPLTSYYMCERLLEEVRRKGIRIFEGYQVIGVLTDKNKEKVIGLIALDLKNINDPEKRYVLFNTRNVIYATGGPAGMFYFHSVYPPVHFGATGAALEAGVWGKNLTEWQFGIASRKFRWNLSGTYQQVIPRYVSTDENGNDEKEFLEEYFPDPSTMLTAIFLKGYQWPFDVRKVKNYGSSLIDILVFYETVIKGRRVWLDFTRNPSWGSKNGELDFSLLGKEAYEYLKNSGALFGRPIDRLEKMNRPAIEIYLQHGIDLRKDYLEIGVCAQHNNGGLHGNIWWESNLKHFFPVGEVNGTHGVYRPGGSALNSGQVGGIRAAQYVVENYSGDPLKEEEFLEEAREQILKKIELGERFAKRIIGRSNISFILKGTSDRSMKSMGIVRSLEEARRGKNEALEDLNTLVDRIEISSIKQLPFAFRLHDILLTQYVYISAVENYIESGGRSRGSYIVYDPNGELPVPNLPEMFRYSLADESFNRKIQRVEYKDGKCEFFWDPVKEIPREDTWFETVWNSFMRREIFR, encoded by the coding sequence ATGAGAAAATCCACCGTGAAGTTGAACGGCCACACCGTCAGAGTTTTCTCGCTCAACACAGTTGTGGTGGGATCTGGCGCTGCCGGCTTGAACGCAGCAGATAGGGTGTTTTCACTCGGGCAAAAAGACGTGGCTCTTGTGACCGAAAACCTCAAATGGGGAACTTCCAGAAACACCGGCTCTGACAAGCAAACTTATTACAAACTCACACTTGCAGGAGACACACCGGATTCCGTTTACGATCTTGCAGAAACACTCTTCAACGGTGGAAGTATGGATGGAGACATCGCCCTCGTCGAGGCTGCCCTTTCCACACGTGCCTTCTTCAGACTTGTAGAGATCGGAGTGCCCTTTCCACATTCAAGATACGGAGAGTACGTGGGATACAAAACAGATCACGACCCTAAGCAGCGAGCAACTTCTGCTGGTCCTTTGACTTCCTATTACATGTGTGAGAGACTCCTTGAAGAGGTCAGAAGAAAAGGCATCAGAATCTTTGAAGGATACCAGGTGATAGGTGTTCTAACAGATAAAAACAAAGAAAAAGTAATCGGCTTGATCGCCCTCGATCTGAAAAACATCAACGATCCGGAGAAGAGGTACGTTCTTTTCAACACCAGAAACGTGATTTACGCCACGGGTGGACCCGCCGGGATGTTCTACTTCCATTCGGTCTATCCCCCCGTTCATTTCGGTGCCACAGGTGCTGCCTTGGAAGCGGGTGTCTGGGGAAAGAATCTCACGGAGTGGCAGTTCGGGATTGCCTCCAGAAAGTTCAGATGGAATCTCTCTGGTACGTACCAGCAGGTTATCCCAAGGTACGTTTCCACGGATGAGAACGGAAACGATGAAAAGGAGTTCCTTGAAGAATACTTCCCCGACCCTTCAACGATGCTCACAGCTATCTTTCTGAAAGGTTATCAATGGCCGTTCGACGTAAGAAAAGTGAAAAACTACGGCTCCTCACTGATAGACATCCTCGTCTTTTACGAAACGGTGATCAAAGGAAGAAGAGTGTGGCTCGATTTCACAAGAAATCCGAGCTGGGGAAGCAAGAACGGTGAACTGGATTTTTCTCTCCTTGGAAAAGAGGCTTACGAGTATCTGAAAAACTCGGGAGCACTATTTGGACGCCCCATAGACAGACTCGAAAAAATGAACAGACCGGCCATAGAGATCTATCTACAACATGGAATAGATCTGAGAAAGGATTATCTGGAAATCGGAGTGTGCGCCCAGCACAACAACGGAGGCCTTCATGGAAACATCTGGTGGGAAAGTAACTTGAAACACTTTTTCCCGGTGGGAGAGGTAAACGGAACCCACGGTGTTTACAGACCGGGCGGAAGCGCTCTAAATTCTGGACAGGTGGGCGGAATAAGGGCCGCCCAGTACGTGGTGGAAAACTATTCTGGTGATCCATTGAAAGAGGAAGAATTCTTGGAAGAAGCAAGGGAACAAATTCTCAAAAAGATCGAACTGGGTGAACGCTTTGCAAAAAGGATCATCGGAAGGTCGAACATATCGTTCATCCTCAAAGGAACAAGCGATCGTTCTATGAAAAGCATGGGGATTGTAAGGTCTCTCGAAGAAGCAAGAAGGGGAAAGAACGAGGCACTGGAGGATCTCAACACTCTGGTCGACAGGATAGAAATTTCTTCGATAAAACAGCTTCCTTTCGCTTTCAGGTTACACGACATCCTTCTCACCCAGTACGTGTACATCTCTGCCGTTGAAAACTACATAGAGTCCGGTGGAAGAAGCAGAGGATCTTATATCGTCTACGATCCGAATGGAGAACTACCGGTTCCAAACCTGCCAGAGATGTTCAGATACAGTCTGGCGGATGAATCCTTCAACAGAAAGATTCAAAGAGTCGAATACAAAGATGGCAAGTGCGAGTTCTTCTGGGATCCAGTGAAGGAAATTCCAAGAGAAGATACCTGGTTCGAGACGGTGTGGAACAGCTTCATGAGACGAGAGATTTTCAGGTAA
- a CDS encoding Gfo/Idh/MocA family protein, producing MKEVSVVLVGIGGYGNKYVEHILKEGRERGVQIAGAVDPSPQNCRFYEELRSLNVPIYDSLEEFYSHHTVDLAIVSSPIHYHCEQTCLAVKNGSHVLCEKPAAATVKEVKRMIECRDRYKKIVAIGYQWSYNPAVLRLKKDILSGRFGRPVLFKTIVLWPRDTAYYRRNSWAGKMKVNGRWVLDSVAGNATAHFLHNMFFLLGEKMEGSAYPDSIVAELYRANDIESFDTCALKMMVKDTPVFFFATHAVKERIGPVFEYRFEKARVLCNYPEYPESAENLLVVYNDGKKEVYGPTDHGSMRKLWIAVEVARGKEEFICTLESAMAHTIAINGAHISMKGIQDFPDEMKRVEGNPPLIWVEGLKEAMEKAYKNEKIFSELGLPWAKRGEEVRLGNFEGLEGEITC from the coding sequence ATGAAAGAAGTATCCGTTGTGCTTGTGGGTATTGGAGGATACGGAAACAAATACGTTGAACACATTCTAAAAGAAGGAAGAGAAAGAGGAGTGCAGATAGCAGGGGCGGTCGATCCATCTCCTCAAAATTGCAGATTTTACGAGGAACTTAGATCTTTGAATGTTCCCATATATGATTCCCTTGAGGAATTCTACTCACACCACACAGTGGATCTTGCCATCGTATCTTCTCCCATACACTATCATTGTGAACAGACATGCCTTGCCGTCAAAAATGGCAGTCATGTACTCTGTGAAAAACCGGCCGCAGCAACGGTAAAAGAAGTCAAAAGAATGATCGAGTGTAGAGACAGATATAAAAAAATCGTTGCGATAGGCTACCAGTGGTCCTACAATCCGGCGGTTCTCAGATTGAAGAAAGACATACTCTCAGGAAGATTCGGAAGGCCTGTTCTATTCAAAACGATCGTTCTATGGCCCAGAGACACCGCTTACTACAGGAGAAATTCCTGGGCTGGAAAGATGAAAGTGAACGGCCGATGGGTTCTGGACAGTGTGGCAGGAAACGCGACAGCCCACTTCCTTCACAACATGTTCTTCCTGCTGGGTGAGAAAATGGAGGGCAGTGCTTACCCAGACAGCATCGTGGCAGAACTTTACAGGGCAAACGATATAGAGAGTTTCGATACGTGCGCTTTGAAGATGATGGTGAAAGATACACCGGTTTTCTTTTTTGCAACCCATGCGGTGAAGGAACGCATAGGACCGGTCTTTGAGTACAGATTCGAAAAGGCACGCGTTCTTTGCAACTATCCAGAGTATCCAGAAAGCGCAGAAAACCTTCTGGTGGTTTACAACGACGGAAAAAAGGAGGTCTACGGACCCACAGATCATGGAAGTATGAGAAAGCTCTGGATCGCGGTGGAGGTTGCTAGGGGGAAAGAGGAATTCATCTGCACTCTCGAGTCGGCCATGGCTCACACGATCGCTATAAACGGAGCTCACATTTCCATGAAAGGGATACAGGATTTTCCAGACGAAATGAAGAGAGTTGAGGGCAACCCGCCTCTGATCTGGGTAGAAGGATTGAAAGAAGCGATGGAAAAGGCGTACAAAAATGAGAAGATCTTCTCAGAACTTGGTCTTCCCTGGGCAAAACGTGGAGAAGAAGTGAGACTTGGGAACTTCGAGGGTCTTGAAGGAGAGATAACATGCTGA
- a CDS encoding Gfo/Idh/MocA family protein yields MLKICIVGSSGHFGYVLKGLDERCKIIGISPGTPEEDMSKLEKTLLEMNITPKRYEDWRRMLDEEKPDILVINTIFSLNGKILLEALERGIHSFVEKPIATTFEDLERIKDTYRKVKGRVFFAAMFGIRYRSHFLTAKRLVDEGAIGEIRLVNTQKSYKLGKRPDFYKKRETFGGTIPWVGIHAIDWIHWIVGKRFLSVYATHSRRHNLDHGELETTALCHFTLEEEIFASLTIDYLRPQGAPTHDDDRMRIVGTDGIVEVIHERVFLTDDKGHREVPLVEEGQIFRDFLKEIRGQGKCMVTPEDSILTTEVALKARLSADTGRIVQI; encoded by the coding sequence ATGCTGAAGATATGTATCGTAGGTTCCTCCGGTCACTTTGGCTACGTCCTGAAAGGCCTGGACGAGAGATGTAAAATCATAGGAATCTCCCCCGGAACGCCAGAGGAAGACATGTCGAAACTGGAAAAAACTCTGCTCGAGATGAACATCACCCCGAAAAGGTACGAAGATTGGAGAAGAATGTTAGATGAGGAAAAACCAGACATCCTTGTCATAAACACGATCTTCTCTCTGAACGGAAAGATTCTGCTCGAGGCTCTTGAAAGAGGTATTCATTCCTTCGTAGAAAAACCCATAGCCACAACCTTTGAGGATCTTGAAAGAATCAAAGATACATACCGGAAAGTGAAAGGCAGAGTCTTTTTTGCTGCCATGTTCGGTATTAGATACAGATCTCACTTTCTTACCGCTAAGAGGTTAGTCGATGAAGGTGCAATCGGTGAGATAAGGCTTGTGAACACGCAGAAATCCTATAAACTGGGCAAAAGACCGGATTTTTACAAAAAAAGAGAAACCTTCGGTGGTACGATTCCCTGGGTTGGGATACACGCGATCGATTGGATACACTGGATCGTTGGAAAAAGGTTCCTTTCCGTCTATGCCACCCATTCACGCCGCCATAACCTGGACCACGGGGAATTGGAAACCACCGCACTCTGTCACTTCACTTTGGAAGAAGAGATTTTTGCCTCACTCACTATAGATTATCTCAGACCCCAGGGGGCTCCCACCCATGACGATGATAGAATGAGAATAGTGGGAACCGATGGAATTGTCGAAGTTATCCACGAAAGGGTTTTCCTGACCGATGACAAAGGCCACAGAGAAGTTCCCCTGGTGGAAGAAGGACAGATCTTCAGGGATTTCCTGAAAGAAATACGTGGTCAGGGAAAGTGCATGGTGACACCAGAGGATTCAATTCTCACCACGGAAGTTGCTCTGAAAGCAAGACTTTCAGCGGACACGGGGCGGATCGTTCAGATCTAA
- a CDS encoding AEC family transporter has translation MLYTTFTAIIPSFLIILIGYTVGKVFSREVMGLASKVAIWVMVPTVTFTFINEYTPSLSILGEFGLGVAIIFVVFYLYSRLFKEKKEVIHITAVTANVGYLGYPILLSLWGEEALSLGVVYATLNIIMFSAVLPMFLGEKVNVKNLFKLPYIYALLAGFLTGKMGWSYRELPEWIVDTVLMLKQSAIPYLLLYVGMSVSRLKLGRHLSRVGGIIVVNKLFLAPLLALIFAMVYGLEGLTAKVFVLETAMPAAVNAVVLTSALGGDSETVGYGVTLTTFFAIFTLPIWAVLLEKIFG, from the coding sequence ATGCTCTACACGACATTCACTGCCATTATTCCTTCCTTTCTAATCATCCTCATCGGCTACACGGTGGGGAAGGTTTTTTCTAGAGAGGTCATGGGACTTGCTTCAAAGGTTGCAATCTGGGTGATGGTGCCAACGGTGACGTTCACTTTCATAAACGAGTACACTCCCAGCCTTTCAATCCTTGGAGAATTTGGTCTTGGAGTGGCCATAATTTTTGTTGTCTTCTATCTCTACTCCAGACTCTTTAAAGAGAAAAAAGAGGTGATTCACATCACCGCCGTGACAGCAAACGTAGGATATCTGGGATATCCCATCCTTCTTTCGCTGTGGGGGGAAGAAGCGCTCTCCCTGGGAGTGGTCTACGCCACTTTAAACATCATCATGTTTTCTGCCGTTCTTCCCATGTTTCTGGGAGAAAAAGTAAATGTCAAAAATCTTTTTAAACTTCCTTACATATACGCCTTGCTTGCTGGATTTCTCACAGGAAAGATGGGATGGAGTTATAGAGAACTTCCAGAGTGGATTGTAGATACCGTGCTCATGCTGAAACAATCTGCCATACCGTATCTTCTTCTCTATGTGGGAATGTCTGTTTCCAGATTGAAACTGGGCAGACATCTCTCAAGGGTAGGAGGAATCATTGTTGTGAACAAACTCTTTCTTGCACCACTTCTTGCACTGATCTTTGCGATGGTCTACGGACTCGAGGGACTCACCGCCAAGGTGTTCGTTCTGGAAACGGCCATGCCCGCTGCCGTGAACGCAGTTGTTCTCACCTCCGCTCTGGGTGGTGACAGCGAAACGGTGGGCTACGGTGTTACCCTCACCACCTTCTTTGCTATATTCACCCTTCCCATCTGGGCAGTTTTGCTCGAAAAGATCTTCGGTTGA
- a CDS encoding glycerol dehydrogenase, which produces MITTTIFPGRYVQGAGAIDVLEEELFRFGERAFVVIDGFVDKNVLGEDFFGSFTRVRVNKQIFGGECSDEEIERLSGLAKEETDVVVGIGGGKTLDTAKAVAYELKRPVVIVPTIASTDAPCSALSVIYTPSGEFKRYLFLPKNPDVVLVDTKIIAKAPAKFLVAGMGDALATWFEAESCKQKHAPNMTGRIGSMTAYALARLCYETLLEYGMLAKRSVEEKSVTPALERIVEANTLLSGLGFESGGLAAAHAIHNGLTVLEETHKYLHGEKVAIGVLASLFLTDKPREMIEEVYSFCEEVGLPTTLAEIGLGDVSDEDLMKVAEKACDKNETIHNEPRPVTPEDVFFALKAADRYGKMRKNLT; this is translated from the coding sequence ATGATCACAACCACCATATTCCCGGGTAGGTACGTTCAGGGAGCAGGGGCGATTGATGTTCTGGAAGAAGAACTTTTCCGCTTTGGAGAGAGGGCGTTTGTGGTGATCGACGGTTTTGTAGACAAGAACGTGCTGGGAGAAGATTTCTTCGGTTCTTTCACAAGGGTCAGGGTAAACAAACAGATCTTCGGTGGAGAGTGTTCAGACGAAGAGATAGAAAGACTTTCAGGTCTCGCAAAAGAGGAAACAGACGTGGTGGTGGGCATAGGTGGCGGAAAAACTCTCGATACAGCCAAAGCGGTCGCCTATGAGTTGAAAAGACCCGTTGTGATAGTTCCAACCATTGCCTCTACGGATGCTCCATGCAGCGCTCTTTCCGTGATTTACACACCGAGTGGTGAGTTCAAAAGATACTTGTTCTTGCCAAAAAATCCAGATGTCGTTCTTGTCGACACCAAGATCATAGCGAAAGCCCCTGCAAAATTTCTTGTTGCCGGAATGGGAGATGCCCTTGCCACGTGGTTTGAGGCAGAATCGTGCAAACAAAAGCACGCACCGAACATGACAGGAAGGATCGGTTCAATGACCGCTTACGCACTGGCAAGGCTCTGCTACGAAACACTCCTCGAGTACGGCATGCTCGCAAAGAGATCTGTGGAGGAAAAGTCTGTCACACCGGCTCTTGAAAGGATCGTCGAGGCAAACACACTGTTGAGCGGTCTGGGGTTCGAAAGTGGAGGGCTGGCAGCTGCCCACGCCATACACAACGGCCTCACCGTTCTGGAAGAAACTCACAAGTATCTACACGGAGAGAAGGTTGCAATAGGGGTCCTCGCCTCGCTGTTTTTGACAGACAAACCCAGAGAGATGATCGAGGAAGTCTACTCCTTCTGTGAGGAAGTGGGACTGCCCACAACCCTGGCAGAGATAGGGCTCGGTGATGTTTCAGACGAGGATCTGATGAAAGTGGCAGAAAAGGCCTGCGACAAGAACGAAACGATACACAACGAACCCCGTCCTGTGACACCAGAAGACGTGTTCTTTGCTCTGAAAGCAGCGGACAGATACGGAAAAATGAGGAAAAACCTCACTTGA
- a CDS encoding TIM barrel protein has translation MIKGIGTNVDTRRVNGSIKRLVSELEFFKSIGFDYAEIPAAGLDVIARGRIIKKRLERVKEILSNYNFRYTVHAPDVINLKRKTNPWHYKVMEAVIEFAGEINAEVIVYHYNEVDHSIDVPERIQHRAEILALRELADLAKEKGIVIGVENVQHSVSEVLELVKQVNHPNVKLTVDIGHLFILTSYRGLNFYEELKKGLPYAVELHVSDNFGESSQTYQQIPDVEAFRFVYGIGDLHLPIGEGDIPYNRVFKTIRESGFSGIVILEINSMDRFADEYTDSLNLLRRRLILAANNNKTKKRRKVK, from the coding sequence ATGATAAAAGGTATTGGAACAAACGTTGATACAAGAAGGGTGAACGGATCGATAAAGAGACTGGTGAGTGAACTGGAGTTCTTCAAAAGTATTGGATTTGACTATGCGGAGATTCCCGCTGCCGGGCTTGACGTGATAGCAAGAGGGCGCATCATAAAGAAAAGGCTTGAGAGGGTAAAAGAGATACTCTCCAATTACAACTTCAGGTACACGGTGCACGCACCGGACGTTATAAACCTCAAGAGGAAGACAAATCCCTGGCATTACAAAGTGATGGAAGCGGTTATAGAGTTTGCCGGAGAGATAAACGCTGAAGTCATCGTCTATCATTACAACGAAGTGGATCATTCAATCGACGTCCCAGAGAGAATACAGCATCGAGCGGAGATCCTGGCCCTTCGGGAACTGGCGGACTTGGCAAAAGAAAAAGGCATTGTCATCGGTGTGGAGAACGTCCAGCATTCTGTTTCCGAAGTTCTGGAACTGGTGAAGCAGGTGAACCATCCGAACGTGAAACTCACCGTAGACATTGGGCACTTGTTCATACTCACAAGCTATCGAGGCCTTAACTTCTACGAGGAGTTGAAAAAGGGCCTGCCCTACGCTGTGGAACTCCACGTCAGTGACAATTTCGGTGAGTCTTCTCAAACGTACCAGCAAATACCCGATGTTGAAGCATTCAGATTCGTGTACGGAATAGGGGATCTCCACCTCCCCATCGGGGAAGGGGACATCCCCTACAATAGAGTCTTCAAGACAATAAGAGAGTCTGGTTTTAGCGGGATCGTCATTCTGGAGATAAACTCCATGGACAGGTTCGCAGACGAGTACACGGACTCTCTCAACCTTCTGAGAAGGCGTCTGATTCTTGCGGCAAACAACAACAAGACGAAAAAAAGAAGAAAAGTCAAGTGA
- a CDS encoding ABC transporter ATP-binding protein produces the protein MPSIRVVNLKKYFGKVKAVDGVSFEVKDGEFVALLGPSGCGKTTTLLTLAGIYKPTSGEIYFDDVLVNDVPPKYREVGMVFQNYALYPHMTVFENIAFPLRARKMPKEEIEKRVVEIAQKLLIDNLLERKPSQLSGGQQQRVALARALVKQPKVLLFDEPLSNLDANLRMLMRAEIKHLQQELGITSVYVTHDQAEAMTMASRIAVFNQGKLVQYGTPDEIYENPKNMFVASFIGNPPTNFLKGFSVEVEKGQTILKRDDVVLKIPKELKVNLKEVVVGIRPEHCEVIYTKQENAIPGTVYVVEPLGRDIIVNVQTDRGELIKVFGNPERIPSVGEKVFLVPHLEKIHLFNPETEETIL, from the coding sequence ATGCCCAGCATCAGGGTTGTGAATTTGAAGAAATATTTCGGGAAAGTGAAAGCGGTTGACGGTGTGAGTTTCGAGGTGAAGGATGGAGAGTTCGTTGCGTTGCTCGGTCCGTCTGGCTGTGGCAAAACCACCACTCTTCTGACGCTTGCTGGCATCTACAAACCCACGTCGGGTGAGATATACTTCGACGATGTTTTGGTCAACGACGTTCCACCGAAATACAGAGAAGTGGGAATGGTTTTCCAGAACTATGCGCTCTATCCTCACATGACAGTTTTTGAGAACATCGCCTTTCCCCTGAGGGCAAGAAAGATGCCAAAAGAAGAGATAGAAAAAAGAGTCGTTGAAATCGCTCAAAAACTCCTCATAGACAACCTTCTCGAAAGAAAACCTTCTCAACTCTCCGGTGGCCAGCAGCAGAGGGTAGCACTCGCAAGGGCATTGGTGAAGCAACCGAAGGTGCTCCTTTTTGATGAGCCTCTCTCGAATCTCGATGCGAACCTGAGAATGCTCATGAGGGCAGAAATTAAGCATCTTCAGCAGGAACTAGGAATCACATCTGTATATGTCACACATGACCAGGCAGAGGCGATGACGATGGCATCGAGAATTGCGGTCTTCAACCAGGGAAAACTCGTTCAGTACGGAACACCGGATGAGATATACGAAAACCCGAAGAACATGTTCGTTGCCTCGTTCATAGGTAATCCCCCGACGAATTTCCTGAAGGGTTTTTCTGTGGAAGTGGAAAAAGGCCAGACAATTCTGAAAAGAGACGATGTGGTTTTGAAGATTCCAAAAGAGTTGAAAGTGAACCTGAAAGAGGTGGTCGTTGGTATAAGACCGGAACACTGTGAAGTGATTTATACTAAGCAAGAAAACGCAATTCCCGGTACAGTTTACGTGGTCGAGCCCCTTGGGAGAGATATAATAGTAAACGTTCAGACCGACAGAGGAGAACTCATAAAGGTGTTCGGAAATCCAGAGCGGATTCCATCTGTTGGAGAAAAGGTGTTTCTTGTTCCGCACCTAGAAAAGATTCATCTTTTCAACCCGGAAACGGAGGAGACGATCTTATAG
- a CDS encoding carbohydrate ABC transporter permease, with translation MKLSFWQKNSEKIRNFVIILVLFLITSPILVGYVWLILRSFSEDLVNGFVPTKLTLKNWRFLWQEIKGYPNIWHTTLNTALLALGVMGVEVSITSLGGYALSRYDFPGRSSMMKFILALHAFPAISLMTAVFYLLWTLRLLDTLWGVILLKVSLEVPWGTWIMKGFYDGIPWELEWAGLVDGYSRFEVWRKILLPLVKPGIAVTAIFAFLSGWSEFVFVNTFIFSQNLWTLSKYVKGFIGDYRFADYGLVTAVGLFYMIPTIIFFFFVSKHMIKLTIGGVKG, from the coding sequence ATGAAACTCTCGTTCTGGCAAAAAAATTCGGAAAAAATCAGAAATTTTGTGATAATCCTTGTCCTTTTTCTCATAACCTCACCGATTCTGGTGGGATACGTGTGGCTCATTCTGAGATCTTTCAGTGAAGATCTTGTAAACGGCTTTGTTCCTACAAAACTCACCCTGAAAAACTGGAGATTCCTCTGGCAGGAGATCAAGGGATATCCGAACATCTGGCACACTACGCTGAACACCGCTTTGCTGGCACTCGGTGTGATGGGAGTAGAGGTGTCGATCACAAGTCTTGGTGGATACGCCCTTTCCAGGTACGACTTTCCGGGAAGATCCTCTATGATGAAGTTCATTCTCGCACTTCATGCTTTTCCGGCAATATCTCTCATGACGGCTGTGTTTTATCTTCTTTGGACGCTTAGGCTGCTGGATACCCTCTGGGGAGTGATACTCCTCAAAGTCTCTCTGGAAGTGCCGTGGGGCACCTGGATAATGAAGGGGTTTTACGATGGTATCCCCTGGGAACTCGAGTGGGCAGGGCTTGTTGATGGCTACAGCAGATTCGAGGTGTGGAGAAAGATTCTTCTTCCACTTGTAAAGCCAGGGATCGCTGTAACTGCCATTTTTGCCTTCCTTTCCGGATGGTCTGAATTTGTTTTTGTGAACACCTTCATCTTCTCGCAGAACCTGTGGACGCTCTCAAAGTACGTGAAGGGATTCATCGGAGACTACAGATTCGCAGACTACGGTCTTGTAACCGCCGTGGGATTGTTCTACATGATACCAACGATCATCTTCTTTTTCTTCGTCAGCAAACACATGATAAAACTAACCATCGGGGGAGTGAAGGGATAA